The stretch of DNA CTGGGTTTTCTCAAGTGTCACTCATCTAACTTAGCATGACAGCTGAGAAATGTTGCCAGATGCGTTACAGTTCAGTTTAAAAAACATCCTCTACCTGGTATCTCTGCAGTGATTGTCTTGCTGCTCCCTGAAACCTCTTCATCATCATCTGATGAACTCGTGCTCGAGTCACACGTCAGGTCACTATCGCTGGtactgctgtcctgcagcaggtTGTACTTCTTGCGAGCAGCTGCCTCCCGTTTCTGCCTTAACAGCCGGattctttctttgtgcttttggcTTCGGTGACCTTTTACCTTGGTAACTCGACCATTCTGCTTATCGACAGACTGTCGGTTTTTCTTGGCAGCCATTGTTGAAGTTTCACTTTCGGACCTGGATCGCCTGGAtttcctcccagctgcagccccggAGACCCCAGAAGGGTCCCCCTCCACAGCAGCTTCAGCTTGACAGGGCTCGTTCTCTTCCGTGGAAGACAACGTATCTGAGTCAGCCAAATGCCCActggaagaaggagaaagcatGCAATGATTAGAAGAGTCACTCTCATAAACTCGACCACCCGTTGGCTTGTCACTCTCGGTGGATGCTAGCTGAGACTCCGAGGAGTCTCGCCTCAGTTCCATCAGTAAGCAAGGCATCGAAGAGAGCACTGCCGAGTCTGATGCAGTGGGCACGCTGTCTTTCTGAGTA from Numida meleagris isolate 19003 breed g44 Domestic line chromosome Z, NumMel1.0, whole genome shotgun sequence encodes:
- the CZH18orf25 gene encoding uncharacterized protein C18orf25 homolog isoform X2; this encodes MKMEAVGKAEELLDSEVPPKASEKQETAPDEDGPIELETHTQKDSVPTASDSAVLSSMPCLLMELRRDSSESQLASTESDKPTGGRVYESDSSNHCMLSPSSSGHLADSDTLSSTEENEPCQAEAAVEGDPSGVSGAAAGRKSRRSRSESETSTMAAKKNRQSVDKQNGRVTKVKGHRSQKHKERIRLLRQKREAAARKKYNLLQDSSTSDSDLTCDSSTSSSDDDEEVSGSSKTITAEIPAGFSRAGGSGGATREIPGLLDRGTVWDRNCIGNVLEEAMNCFAEMQRQTEEKFRMWIEKLTRLDTDEESKQQLEPREPKMQLVGQRVPPTAQSGAFLQMPDSQVLPQQSFNSYVGYQNVDATLEFPATFNNNFPPIFPENGNIAEPDLNQS